One Streptosporangium sp. NBC_01495 DNA window includes the following coding sequences:
- a CDS encoding NAD(P)-dependent oxidoreductase, whose translation MTRTTSNDRTDGRPAVTVIGLGLMGRALAGALLAGGHPTTVWNRTRDKAGELVAAGAVEAATVKEAVAASPLVIVCVRDYDAVREILDPAGDALSGRVLVNLTSGSSDEAREMAGWADDRDAGYLDGAIMMTPPGIGTPEAVILYGGPHEIFTAHRPTLELLGGGTTHLSADTGIPSLYDVALLGIMWGTFNSFMHAVALVGTEKITATTFLPYATGWLTGVASFMTEYAHQIDAGEYLATDATLETQLPPVEHLVHESRARGVDAAMPEYTRTLIKEAIAGGHALDSYARIVEHFRGAPSPSVAAAPLVMSEDRRS comes from the coding sequence ATGACTCGCACGACAAGCAATGACAGAACCGACGGCCGTCCTGCGGTGACGGTGATCGGACTGGGCCTGATGGGCCGGGCCCTGGCCGGCGCCCTCCTGGCCGGGGGCCACCCGACGACGGTGTGGAACCGTACCCGCGACAAGGCCGGCGAACTGGTCGCCGCCGGAGCGGTCGAGGCGGCCACGGTAAAGGAGGCGGTCGCGGCGAGCCCGTTGGTGATCGTCTGCGTACGGGACTACGACGCCGTGCGCGAGATCCTCGACCCGGCGGGCGACGCCCTGTCCGGCCGCGTCCTGGTGAACCTCACGTCCGGTTCCTCGGACGAGGCCCGCGAGATGGCCGGGTGGGCGGACGACCGCGACGCCGGGTATCTGGACGGGGCGATCATGATGACGCCGCCGGGCATCGGCACCCCCGAGGCCGTCATCCTGTACGGCGGGCCCCACGAGATCTTCACGGCGCACCGGCCCACGCTGGAGCTGCTCGGGGGCGGGACCACCCACCTGAGCGCCGACACGGGCATCCCGTCGCTGTACGACGTGGCCCTGCTCGGCATCATGTGGGGGACCTTCAACAGCTTCATGCACGCCGTGGCGCTGGTCGGCACCGAGAAGATCACGGCGACGACGTTCCTGCCGTACGCGACCGGCTGGCTCACCGGCGTGGCCTCGTTCATGACGGAGTACGCCCATCAGATCGACGCGGGCGAGTATCTGGCCACCGACGCCACGCTCGAAACCCAGCTGCCCCCGGTCGAACACCTCGTCCACGAGAGCCGGGCCCGGGGCGTCGACGCCGCGATGCCCGAGTACACCAGGACCCTCATCAAGGAGGCGATCGCCGGGGGCCACGCGCTCGACAGCTACGCGCGCATCGTCGAGCACTTCAGGGGCGCCCCTTCCCCGAGCGTCGCCGCCGCGCCCCTCGTCATGAGCGAGGATCGCCGCTCGTGA
- a CDS encoding dihydrofolate reductase family protein: MRIMIIEFISLDGVVQAPGGAEEDTDGGFAHGGWSHPFFDPDVVGGAFDGALIGTEALLFGRRTWQNMAAAWPERAGDPFADQMNALPKYVVSRTLGDDELTWNNTTRIPGGEAVAHIRKLRETDGGNLLVMGSPMLARTLLGEGLVDELRLVVMPVILGGGKSIFPADGALRAFELVSTTTSDAGAYLCTYRAAGES; the protein is encoded by the coding sequence ATGCGCATCATGATCATCGAGTTCATCAGCCTGGACGGCGTCGTGCAGGCGCCGGGCGGAGCCGAGGAGGACACCGACGGCGGCTTCGCCCACGGCGGCTGGTCCCACCCGTTCTTCGACCCCGACGTGGTCGGCGGCGCCTTCGACGGCGCGCTGATCGGGACCGAGGCACTGCTGTTCGGGCGCCGCACGTGGCAGAACATGGCCGCGGCGTGGCCCGAGCGGGCCGGTGACCCGTTCGCCGACCAGATGAACGCCCTCCCGAAGTACGTCGTGTCCCGGACGCTGGGCGACGACGAGCTGACGTGGAACAACACCACGCGCATCCCCGGCGGCGAGGCCGTCGCCCACATCCGGAAACTGCGCGAGACCGACGGCGGCAACCTGCTGGTCATGGGGAGCCCCATGCTCGCGCGCACCCTCCTGGGCGAGGGCCTGGTCGACGAGCTCCGGCTCGTGGTCATGCCGGTGATCCTCGGCGGCGGGAAGAGCATCTTCCCCGCCGACGGCGCCCTGCGTGCGTTCGAGCTGGTCTCCACGACCACCAGCGACGCGGGCGCGTACCTGTGCACCTACCGGGCGGCCGGCGAGTCGTGA
- a CDS encoding aldo/keto reductase yields MDSESITAAVAGTWELGDLTVNRIGFGAMRLTANADGTPSDRDRAIAVLRRAVELGVNHIDTAAFYFSPLRSANELINRALAPYPDDLVITTKVGPGKDPSGAWLPPAGPGQLRGQVEENLRQLGRDHLDVVNLRVHGPDSIAERFGALAELRDAGLIRHLGISNVRPKHLAEALAIAPVVCVQNRYGLGASPERRGFLRVCGEQGIAFVPFFAIAGEGREAGASGADDEAVLAVARAHGATAAQVRLAWTLRHGPHVLAIPGTGNPDHLVANVAAGALRLSDDELARLERETPVTF; encoded by the coding sequence ATGGACTCGGAGAGCATCACGGCGGCGGTGGCGGGCACCTGGGAGCTCGGTGACCTGACGGTCAACCGGATCGGGTTCGGCGCGATGCGGCTGACGGCGAACGCCGACGGCACGCCGAGCGATCGTGACCGGGCGATCGCCGTGCTGCGCCGCGCGGTCGAGCTCGGGGTGAACCACATCGACACCGCCGCGTTCTACTTCTCGCCGCTGCGTTCCGCCAACGAGCTGATCAACCGGGCGCTGGCCCCGTACCCCGACGACCTGGTCATCACCACGAAGGTCGGGCCGGGCAAGGACCCCTCGGGCGCGTGGCTGCCGCCGGCCGGGCCGGGGCAACTGCGCGGCCAGGTCGAGGAGAACCTCCGCCAGCTCGGCCGCGACCACCTCGACGTGGTGAACCTGCGCGTCCACGGGCCCGACTCGATCGCCGAGCGCTTCGGCGCGCTGGCCGAGCTGCGCGACGCCGGGCTCATCCGCCACCTGGGCATCTCCAACGTCAGGCCCAAGCACCTCGCCGAGGCCCTCGCCATCGCCCCGGTGGTCTGCGTGCAGAACAGGTACGGCCTCGGTGCGAGCCCCGAGCGTCGCGGGTTCCTGCGCGTCTGCGGCGAGCAGGGCATCGCGTTCGTGCCGTTCTTCGCGATCGCCGGGGAGGGGCGCGAGGCGGGCGCGAGCGGCGCCGACGACGAGGCGGTCCTCGCCGTCGCGCGCGCCCATGGGGCGACGGCCGCGCAGGTCCGGCTGGCGTGGACGCTGCGGCACGGGCCGCATGTGCTGGCCATCCCGGGCACCGGAAATCCGGACCACCTGGTCGCCAACGTGGCCGCCGGAGCGCTGCGGCTCTCGGACGACGAGCTCGCCCGCCTCGAAAGGGAGACCCCGGTCACCTTCTGA
- a CDS encoding RNA polymerase sigma factor — MRARVRAGDPDAFSRLFDDHARSVYNHAFRLTGDWSAAEDVVSLTFLEAWRLRGRVDADGGSLRPWLLGVATNVARNVNRASRRHADALARLPPGEAVPDIAEEVAGRVDDDELLASVRAALDALRRPEREVLALCVWAGLGYAEAAEALGVPVGTIRSRLSRARRRLRRLATNTNTNTATATATATGESREPRARSRQVNGDRDNAVRLVREKHL; from the coding sequence ATGCGTGCCCGGGTACGCGCCGGGGATCCGGATGCCTTCAGCCGGCTGTTCGACGACCACGCGCGTTCGGTCTACAACCACGCTTTCCGGCTGACCGGCGACTGGTCGGCCGCCGAGGACGTGGTGTCCCTCACCTTCCTTGAGGCGTGGCGGCTGCGGGGCAGGGTCGACGCGGACGGCGGCTCGCTGCGGCCCTGGCTGCTGGGTGTCGCGACCAACGTGGCCCGCAACGTCAACCGCGCCTCCCGGCGGCACGCGGACGCGCTGGCCAGGCTGCCTCCGGGCGAGGCGGTGCCCGACATCGCCGAGGAGGTGGCGGGCCGAGTCGACGACGACGAGCTGCTGGCCTCCGTGCGGGCGGCCCTGGACGCGCTGCGCAGGCCGGAGCGGGAGGTGCTCGCGCTGTGCGTGTGGGCCGGGCTCGGGTACGCCGAGGCGGCTGAGGCCCTCGGCGTACCGGTGGGCACGATCCGCTCCCGGCTCTCGCGGGCGCGGAGGAGATTGCGGAGGCTCGCCACGAACACGAACACGAACACGGCGACGGCGACGGCGACGGCGACGGGAGAGAGTCGGGAACCGCGGGCGCGGTCCAGACAGGTAAACGGTGACCGCGACAACGCGGTCCGGCTCGTTCGGGAGAAGCACCTGTGA
- the lanL gene encoding class IV lanthionine synthetase LanL: MPIGEKGILPAADFPLQGLVRLVLSDQGADDWEMVEDDFWCRVTPPEVPSRVQGWKLHVSATPLSAPEVLHRAARVLVHHGCSFKFAARAEYVEDLTSARYDRAQCGKFITAYPRDDDHFRVLAEALDLATAGLPGPAILSDRPYRKGSVVHYRYGAFRGVPHVSHEGVREARLRAPDGTTVEDARKPWFCPPPWATLPIPGPEGRADAASAKPKQVLLRDRYVVSEAIRHSARGGVYRALDRETDQDVVIKQARAHVGGGLTGRDARDGLRDEAAALTALSGLGPELVEVFEQDDHVFLVETVVPGLTLTHWVQRCFGELEDRDLGLPAEDVLAMAASLAGLVAEVHDRGLVYRDFSPNNVMVTPEGELRLIDPEFVTTAGRWGRRAYTPGYGAPEYAAAELYGPAPGQSADLFSLGAMLFYLVTGLNAAFAADRPEPRPAVERLDALLSPIGGNNHSARLLAPAIRGLCAQDPLRRWSLERLAAFLADPESPSPESPEPSLTGASSTGPSTPAPPSPSTGTPLAVAEPSPLPAGGPSSVRLGRALQERMIDDGLAHVLATMAGKGAGRLWPSTPFGTGTDACAVQHGAAGVLGVLTRAAGVLGRDDLRAATARVAAWIDASHTAAPSVLPGLYFGRAGTAWTLYDAAGYLGDDDLAEKAVRLALELPVRWPNPDLFHGAAGAGLTQLHLWRETGRQEFLDRVADCADGLLAAAGHADDGVFWQVPPDFDSMLAGITHLGFAHGVAGVGTFLLGAAEATGREDYLDTARAAGRTLADAAEHGPWGARWRTDRGGGQGEGMLYNLCNGASGVGTFLLRLWRATGDPVALELAEGAASAVYRIRWSSGSAMCHGLAGNGEFLLDMADAVGGPYHGWAEELAACLHARHALRDGRMVVPDESGTQVTVDYGVGLTGVVGFLLRLRHGGPRMLTADAGWPGSLAGAHSAADLVGGLR, translated from the coding sequence ATGCCGATCGGCGAGAAGGGGATCCTCCCCGCCGCTGACTTCCCCCTCCAGGGACTCGTGCGATTGGTTCTTTCCGACCAGGGCGCGGACGACTGGGAGATGGTCGAGGACGACTTCTGGTGCCGCGTCACCCCGCCGGAGGTCCCCTCCCGCGTTCAGGGCTGGAAGCTGCACGTCTCCGCCACCCCGCTGTCCGCCCCCGAGGTGCTCCACCGGGCGGCGCGCGTGCTCGTCCATCACGGATGCTCGTTCAAGTTCGCGGCCCGCGCGGAATACGTCGAGGATCTGACCTCCGCCCGGTACGACCGGGCGCAGTGCGGCAAGTTCATCACCGCCTACCCCCGCGACGACGATCACTTCCGCGTGCTGGCGGAGGCGCTCGACCTGGCGACGGCCGGGCTGCCCGGTCCCGCGATCCTCTCCGACCGGCCGTACCGCAAGGGGAGCGTCGTCCACTACCGCTACGGCGCGTTCAGGGGCGTGCCGCACGTGAGCCACGAGGGTGTGCGGGAGGCGCGGCTGCGCGCGCCGGACGGCACCACGGTCGAGGACGCGCGCAAGCCGTGGTTCTGCCCGCCCCCGTGGGCCACGCTGCCGATTCCCGGGCCCGAGGGCAGGGCGGACGCGGCGTCCGCCAAGCCGAAGCAGGTCCTCCTGCGCGACAGGTACGTGGTCAGCGAGGCGATTCGGCACTCCGCGCGCGGCGGCGTCTACCGCGCCCTCGACCGTGAGACGGACCAGGACGTCGTGATCAAGCAGGCTCGCGCGCACGTCGGCGGCGGGCTCACCGGGCGCGACGCCCGCGACGGGCTGCGCGACGAGGCGGCGGCGCTGACCGCGCTCTCCGGCCTGGGCCCCGAACTGGTCGAGGTGTTCGAGCAGGACGACCACGTCTTCCTCGTCGAGACCGTGGTCCCGGGTCTCACGCTGACGCACTGGGTGCAGCGGTGCTTCGGCGAGCTGGAGGACCGTGACCTCGGCCTGCCCGCCGAGGACGTCCTCGCCATGGCGGCGAGCCTGGCCGGCCTGGTCGCCGAAGTCCACGACCGGGGACTGGTGTACCGGGATTTCAGCCCCAACAACGTGATGGTCACCCCCGAGGGCGAGCTGCGGCTGATCGACCCGGAGTTCGTCACCACGGCCGGGCGGTGGGGGCGACGCGCCTACACCCCGGGCTACGGGGCGCCGGAGTACGCGGCCGCCGAGCTCTACGGGCCCGCCCCCGGCCAGTCCGCCGATCTCTTCTCCCTCGGGGCGATGCTGTTCTACCTGGTGACCGGCCTCAACGCCGCCTTCGCCGCCGACCGGCCGGAGCCCCGGCCGGCCGTCGAACGGCTGGACGCCCTGCTGTCCCCGATCGGCGGGAACAACCACTCCGCGCGGCTGCTGGCCCCGGCGATCCGCGGCCTGTGCGCGCAGGATCCGCTGCGGCGCTGGTCGCTGGAGCGGTTGGCGGCGTTCCTCGCCGATCCGGAGTCCCCGTCCCCGGAGTCCCCGGAGCCCTCGCTCACCGGCGCCTCGTCAACCGGGCCGTCCACACCGGCCCCGCCGTCCCCGTCCACCGGCACTCCGCTCGCCGTCGCGGAGCCGTCGCCGCTCCCGGCCGGTGGCCCCTCGTCCGTCCGGCTCGGCCGGGCACTCCAGGAACGGATGATCGACGACGGCCTGGCGCACGTCCTCGCCACGATGGCCGGGAAGGGCGCCGGCCGGTTGTGGCCGAGCACGCCGTTCGGCACGGGCACCGACGCGTGCGCCGTGCAGCACGGCGCGGCCGGGGTCCTCGGCGTTCTCACCCGGGCGGCCGGGGTTCTCGGCCGAGACGACCTGCGTGCGGCGACCGCCCGCGTGGCGGCCTGGATCGACGCGAGCCACACCGCCGCGCCGAGCGTGCTGCCCGGCCTGTACTTCGGCCGGGCGGGAACCGCGTGGACCCTGTACGACGCGGCCGGGTACCTGGGGGACGACGACCTCGCGGAGAAGGCCGTACGGCTCGCGCTGGAGCTGCCGGTGCGCTGGCCCAACCCGGATCTCTTCCACGGCGCCGCGGGGGCGGGCCTGACCCAGCTCCACCTCTGGCGGGAGACCGGGCGGCAGGAGTTCCTCGACCGGGTCGCCGACTGCGCGGACGGCCTGCTGGCCGCGGCCGGGCACGCCGACGACGGCGTGTTCTGGCAGGTCCCCCCGGACTTCGACTCCATGCTGGCGGGCATCACCCACCTCGGGTTCGCCCACGGAGTCGCCGGGGTGGGCACGTTCCTGCTGGGCGCCGCCGAGGCGACCGGCCGGGAGGATTATCTCGACACGGCCCGTGCCGCCGGCCGGACCCTCGCGGACGCGGCCGAGCACGGTCCCTGGGGCGCGCGCTGGCGCACCGACCGAGGGGGCGGTCAGGGCGAGGGCATGCTCTACAACCTGTGCAACGGGGCCTCGGGCGTCGGCACGTTCCTGCTCAGGCTCTGGCGCGCCACCGGCGACCCCGTCGCCCTCGAGCTGGCCGAGGGGGCGGCGAGCGCGGTCTACCGGATCCGCTGGAGCAGCGGTTCCGCCATGTGCCACGGGCTGGCAGGCAACGGCGAGTTCCTGCTCGACATGGCGGACGCGGTCGGCGGGCCCTACCACGGCTGGGCCGAGGAACTGGCGGCGTGCCTGCACGCCAGGCACGCCCTGCGCGACGGGCGGATGGTCGTGCCGGACGAGTCGGGCACGCAGGTCACCGTGGACTACGGCGTCGGCCTGACCGGCGTCGTCGGGTTCCTGCTGCGCCTGCGGCACGGCGGGCCGCGCATGCTGACGGCCGACGCCGGGTGGCCGGGATCCCTGGCGGGCGCGCACTCGGCCGCCGACCTCGTGGGCGGGCTGCGATGA
- a CDS encoding helix-turn-helix transcriptional regulator yields MCAAPSHTGLVGRDAEIARIEDALKALAEGRSTVLEITGNPGIGKTRLLGVLRTRAADSGIQVLHAHAVRGTKMALQVFMDAWGDQPGIEIPRIPKRDREPVPWHTLGFTPTRIFRLGVLVRELLANWVSGSGGVLILDDLHLCDEESARLAAHLVRTPVQGPFLLAVAHCPRRTPSMLLQALDHGAQAGTVIRVEPGPLDTGAVAALVEGRRPVGGLPAVFPVAGGGARPAGFQWRDDPREYADPREYVDPREYVDPREYADRLRVAACGNPRNVRILLAAGWDPDLWPDQPGTDRNGLLRESVELVVEVDALTPDAGLVVEAAAVLATPFSLEDVAEVSGLGLERTLPALTELTRGDIVRPFASGQRFAVRHPLLGHVIYERADLSFRLSAHRRALDLLTARGASAVARARHAEHVLGAGEPLALRTLVEGAEEAVAEAPFTAARWLRLASEALPGTERPNTFRVILTLARCRALIAAGQFRDARDLVHEVLRDDRELPVDLRLKAHAVCSDVERLLGRYDEAEAVAHTALEALPRPLPDPLPAGTADLTFKYGLVHMVRGTFRQARPLVREVAWSAGSAGSAAGETWGGTDGEADGKAEGKSDAAMFGLRILSAFGDTCIGEVDTAVPELARCVRLVDGLPDAAVARVPEALAMVGCSEIYLERFADAFRHLHRGLRGPSGGAQQHVVVHCLLALSILHQWTGQLEQARQRALEVERLAHGIGADNAVGLAMAMRAGALMWARGRRDTAEIVALAEEGVRRTLPVRGWWAGTAVGLLAQIRLMDGDASGCVRVLLEEGGGEGLPLLQPIFRPSMLALLSTAASRCGERDLARRSADGADADAERFGLPAQRAYARRAQALVHLTDGGHDAAATLFEQAAEGFRRAGLPVQHAWTLVAGARSAGAARGPEVAAGWLEVAVAVAEGCGAVRVCEEASRVREEEPRVRSASEVREESAPPTGAPGALGLLTGREWEIARLAAMGKRSREIAEELFLSPRTVETHLARIYRKLQVSSRVALASAIGQGEIPGTTDR; encoded by the coding sequence ATGTGCGCAGCACCATCGCATACAGGACTGGTCGGGCGAGACGCGGAGATCGCGCGCATCGAGGACGCGCTGAAGGCTCTCGCCGAGGGCCGGAGCACGGTGCTGGAGATCACCGGTAATCCGGGGATCGGCAAGACGAGGCTGCTGGGCGTCCTGAGGACGCGAGCGGCCGACAGCGGGATCCAGGTGCTGCACGCTCATGCCGTACGGGGCACGAAGATGGCCCTGCAGGTGTTCATGGACGCCTGGGGCGACCAGCCCGGCATCGAGATCCCCCGGATCCCGAAGCGGGACCGGGAACCGGTTCCGTGGCACACGCTGGGCTTCACCCCCACGCGCATCTTCCGGCTGGGCGTTCTCGTCCGCGAGCTGCTCGCGAACTGGGTGTCCGGCTCCGGCGGCGTGCTGATACTGGACGACCTGCACCTGTGCGACGAGGAGTCCGCGCGGCTCGCGGCCCACCTTGTTCGTACTCCCGTGCAGGGCCCCTTCCTGCTCGCCGTGGCCCACTGCCCCCGGCGGACCCCGTCCATGCTGCTGCAGGCGCTGGACCACGGCGCGCAGGCCGGGACCGTGATCCGCGTCGAACCGGGTCCGCTGGACACCGGAGCGGTGGCCGCCCTCGTCGAGGGCCGCCGACCGGTCGGCGGCCTACCGGCAGTCTTCCCGGTGGCCGGCGGCGGTGCGAGGCCCGCCGGATTCCAGTGGCGCGACGATCCCCGCGAGTACGCCGATCCCCGCGAGTACGTCGACCCTCGCGAATACGTCGACCCTCGCGAGTACGCCGACCGGCTGCGGGTCGCCGCCTGTGGCAATCCCCGCAACGTGCGCATCCTTCTCGCGGCGGGCTGGGATCCCGACCTCTGGCCGGACCAGCCGGGGACCGACAGGAACGGCCTGCTCCGCGAGTCGGTGGAGCTGGTCGTGGAGGTCGACGCGCTCACACCCGACGCCGGTCTGGTCGTCGAGGCGGCCGCCGTGCTGGCCACCCCGTTCAGCCTGGAGGACGTCGCCGAGGTCTCCGGTCTCGGCCTGGAACGGACCCTGCCGGCGCTCACCGAGCTCACCCGGGGCGACATCGTGCGGCCGTTCGCGTCGGGCCAGCGCTTCGCCGTACGCCACCCCCTACTGGGACACGTCATCTACGAGCGCGCCGATCTCTCGTTCAGGTTGTCGGCCCACCGCCGGGCGCTGGACCTGCTCACCGCGCGGGGGGCCTCCGCCGTGGCGCGGGCGAGGCACGCCGAGCACGTCCTGGGCGCGGGCGAGCCCCTGGCGCTGCGGACGCTGGTCGAGGGGGCGGAGGAGGCCGTCGCCGAGGCGCCGTTCACCGCGGCGCGCTGGTTGCGCCTGGCTTCCGAAGCCCTGCCGGGCACGGAGCGGCCGAACACGTTCCGCGTCATCCTGACGCTCGCCCGTTGCCGCGCCCTGATCGCCGCCGGGCAGTTCAGGGATGCCCGGGACCTGGTTCACGAGGTGCTGCGCGACGACCGCGAGCTCCCCGTGGACCTCCGCCTGAAGGCTCACGCCGTCTGTTCCGACGTGGAGCGGCTGCTGGGCCGGTACGACGAGGCGGAGGCGGTGGCGCACACCGCGCTTGAGGCGCTGCCGCGCCCGCTGCCCGACCCGCTTCCCGCCGGGACCGCCGACCTGACGTTCAAGTACGGGCTGGTGCACATGGTGCGCGGGACCTTCCGGCAGGCGCGCCCGCTGGTCCGCGAGGTCGCGTGGTCTGCGGGGTCCGCGGGGTCCGCAGCGGGAGAAACGTGGGGAGGAACGGATGGAGAAGCGGACGGAAAGGCGGAGGGGAAGAGCGACGCCGCGATGTTCGGCCTGCGGATTCTCTCCGCGTTCGGCGACACCTGCATCGGCGAGGTCGACACCGCGGTGCCCGAACTGGCCCGGTGCGTCCGGCTGGTCGACGGGCTGCCCGACGCCGCGGTGGCGCGCGTTCCCGAGGCACTCGCCATGGTCGGCTGCTCGGAGATCTATCTGGAGCGATTCGCGGACGCCTTCAGGCACCTGCACCGGGGACTGAGAGGTCCGAGCGGTGGCGCGCAGCAGCACGTCGTGGTGCACTGCCTGCTCGCGCTCTCCATCCTTCACCAGTGGACCGGCCAGCTGGAGCAGGCCCGGCAGCGGGCGCTGGAGGTGGAACGGCTCGCCCACGGCATCGGGGCGGACAACGCGGTGGGACTGGCCATGGCGATGCGGGCCGGGGCCCTGATGTGGGCACGGGGGCGGCGGGACACCGCCGAGATCGTCGCGCTCGCCGAGGAGGGGGTGCGCAGGACCCTGCCCGTCCGGGGCTGGTGGGCGGGCACCGCGGTCGGGTTGCTGGCCCAGATACGCCTGATGGACGGAGACGCCTCCGGGTGCGTGCGGGTTCTGCTGGAGGAGGGCGGCGGCGAGGGACTGCCGCTGCTCCAGCCGATCTTCCGTCCTTCGATGCTGGCGCTGCTGTCGACGGCCGCGTCCCGGTGCGGGGAGCGTGACCTGGCCCGGCGCTCGGCCGACGGCGCGGACGCCGACGCCGAGCGGTTCGGGCTGCCCGCCCAGCGGGCGTACGCTCGCCGGGCTCAGGCCCTGGTCCATCTGACGGACGGCGGGCACGACGCGGCGGCCACGCTGTTCGAGCAGGCGGCCGAGGGCTTCCGCCGCGCGGGGCTGCCGGTGCAGCACGCGTGGACGCTGGTGGCCGGAGCCCGCTCGGCCGGGGCGGCCCGCGGGCCGGAGGTGGCGGCGGGCTGGCTGGAGGTGGCCGTGGCCGTCGCCGAGGGCTGCGGGGCGGTGCGCGTGTGCGAGGAGGCGTCGCGCGTACGCGAGGAGGAGCCGCGGGTGCGGAGCGCGTCGGAGGTCCGTGAGGAGAGCGCGCCGCCCACCGGCGCGCCCGGCGCCCTTGGGCTGCTCACCGGCCGGGAGTGGGAGATCGCCCGTCTCGCGGCGATGGGCAAGCGTTCGCGGGAGATCGCTGAGGAGCTCTTCCTCAGCCCCAGGACGGTGGAGACCCATCTCGCCCGGATCTACCGGAAGCTACAGGTCTCCTCCCGCGTCGCCCTGGCGAGTGCCATCGGCCAGGGCGAGATCCCCGGCACGACGGACCGCTGA
- a CDS encoding ArsR/SmtB family transcription factor, translating into MQDIAVIEDPAAAEASLDPIRARLLAELSEPGSATMLAAKVGLPRQKVNYHLKTLEAHGLVEMIEERRKGNVNERIMRATAASYVISPTALASVEPDPARSPDQLSASWLLAVAARLVRDVGALLTGAAKARKRVATFAIDGEVRFASAADRAAFAGELAGAVTALVSKYHDESAENGRDHRIVVALHPSVKEAG; encoded by the coding sequence ATGCAGGACATCGCCGTGATCGAGGACCCGGCCGCGGCCGAGGCCTCGCTGGACCCCATCCGGGCCCGGCTGCTGGCCGAGCTGAGCGAGCCCGGATCCGCGACCATGCTGGCCGCCAAGGTCGGCCTGCCCCGGCAGAAGGTCAACTACCACCTGAAGACGCTTGAGGCGCACGGGCTCGTCGAGATGATCGAGGAGCGGCGCAAGGGCAACGTCAACGAGCGCATCATGCGCGCGACCGCGGCCTCCTACGTGATCTCCCCGACCGCGCTGGCGTCCGTCGAGCCCGACCCGGCCCGTTCCCCCGACCAGCTGTCGGCGAGCTGGCTGCTGGCGGTCGCGGCCCGGCTGGTCCGCGACGTCGGGGCGCTCCTCACCGGCGCCGCCAAGGCGCGCAAGCGCGTCGCGACCTTCGCGATCGACGGCGAGGTGCGCTTCGCCTCGGCCGCCGACCGGGCCGCGTTCGCCGGGGAGCTCGCCGGTGCCGTCACGGCCCTGGTGTCCAAGTACCACGACGAGTCCGCCGAGAACGGCCGCGACCACCGGATCGTCGTCGCCCTGCACCCGAGCGTGAAAGAAGCGGGCTGA